A region from the Rheinheimera mangrovi genome encodes:
- a CDS encoding UxaA family hydrolase, giving the protein MTEQTKGCSPHIADPAAIQLSLLQVHPRDNVLVVLQPLASGEPLIEPWQQVQAKEDIQPGHKVALKLIKKGEAVIKYGYAIGVAQDDIPSGSWVHSHNLKTLLSDQIEYQYHGCTADDLAFPAELPTHFMGYRRANGRVGTRNELWILNTVGCVNRAAMKIAEKANQQFAGLTDGVFAYTHPFGCSQLGDDLNHTRAVLAGLMQNPNAGAVLVLGLGCENNQLAALLKSCPELDQSRLRSFNAQQVEDELEQGLEAAAELIQLMQQDKRTACPVSDLVVGMKCGGSDGLSGLTANPLVGRIADLVCAAGGKVVLTETPEMFGAEQVLMSRAVNETVFSDIVTLVNDFKQYFIDNKQPVYENPSPGNKAGGLTTLEEKSLGAIQKGGSAKVTQVIPYGALVQQQGLTLLQGPGNDAVSSTALAASGATMLLFTTGRGTPLGFPVPTVKISSNSDLAKRKPQWIDFDAGALLQQGQNAQDFSYQFFRHLIDIASGKQTQNELSDNKEIAIWKNGVTL; this is encoded by the coding sequence ATGACAGAACAAACAAAAGGTTGTAGCCCACATATTGCCGATCCGGCCGCTATTCAGTTGAGCCTGTTACAGGTGCATCCACGCGACAATGTGCTGGTGGTTTTACAGCCTTTAGCTTCAGGCGAGCCATTAATCGAACCCTGGCAACAGGTGCAGGCAAAAGAGGATATTCAGCCAGGCCATAAAGTGGCGTTGAAGCTGATTAAAAAAGGCGAAGCGGTGATCAAATATGGTTACGCCATAGGAGTAGCGCAGGACGATATTCCCTCTGGTAGCTGGGTGCATTCACATAATCTGAAAACCTTATTGTCTGATCAGATTGAATACCAGTACCACGGCTGCACGGCTGATGATTTAGCATTCCCTGCCGAATTGCCTACCCATTTTATGGGTTATCGCCGCGCCAATGGCCGGGTGGGTACCCGTAACGAGTTATGGATTTTAAATACAGTAGGTTGTGTCAATCGTGCGGCAATGAAAATAGCCGAAAAAGCCAATCAGCAATTTGCTGGTTTAACGGACGGCGTCTTTGCGTACACCCATCCTTTTGGCTGTTCTCAGTTAGGCGATGATTTAAACCATACCCGCGCTGTATTGGCTGGCCTGATGCAAAACCCCAATGCTGGTGCAGTGCTGGTGCTGGGTTTAGGCTGCGAAAACAATCAACTGGCGGCTTTACTTAAATCCTGCCCTGAACTGGATCAAAGTCGATTACGCTCTTTTAACGCCCAGCAAGTGGAAGACGAACTAGAGCAAGGCTTGGAAGCTGCGGCTGAACTTATTCAGCTGATGCAGCAAGATAAGCGCACTGCCTGTCCTGTGTCCGATTTAGTGGTCGGTATGAAATGTGGTGGCTCCGATGGTTTAAGTGGTTTAACAGCCAATCCACTGGTAGGCCGTATTGCCGATTTAGTCTGTGCTGCAGGCGGCAAAGTAGTGCTGACTGAAACTCCGGAGATGTTTGGCGCCGAACAAGTGTTGATGAGCCGTGCTGTCAATGAAACTGTGTTTTCCGACATAGTCACTTTGGTCAACGACTTTAAACAGTACTTTATCGACAACAAACAGCCCGTTTACGAAAACCCAAGCCCGGGCAATAAAGCCGGTGGTTTAACTACATTGGAAGAGAAATCCTTAGGCGCCATTCAGAAAGGTGGCTCTGCCAAAGTGACACAAGTGATCCCTTATGGCGCTTTAGTGCAGCAGCAAGGTTTAACTTTACTGCAAGGCCCCGGCAATGATGCGGTGTCGTCCACTGCTTTAGCAGCCAGTGGCGCGACCATGCTGCTGTTTACCACGGGCCGCGGCACACCGCTGGGGTTCCCTGTGCCTACGGTTAAAATTTCGTCTAACAGCGATTTAGCCAAACGTAAACCGCAATGGATAGATTTTGATGCCGGCGCTTTGTTGCAACAAGGCCAGAATGCGCAGGATTTTTCCTACCAGTTTTTCCGTCATCTGATCGATATCGCCTCAGGCAAGCAGACCCAAAACGAATTATCAGACAACAAAGAAATTGCCATTTGGAAAAATGGCGTGACCCTGTAA
- a CDS encoding ligand-binding sensor domain-containing diguanylate cyclase has product MFTFTNFINFLHNKKFSVACTALLLSLFLSLSFSASAATAALTDYFRESWSTRQGLPHNTINSISQTPDGYLWFATWEGVARYNGREFKVYGREQQTGLPDSGIRALHLDPKGRLLLGGSRGGLALLQDQQWRSVDPVSALVNEVRGDAKGQLWVGTEGGGLFCLQRDGSRQQWTRHHGLPSNTLYSMLHDDKDGLWLGTAEGLAYLQQGKLSSVENSPKLPIFALAFYKNQLYLGTERGLYRQQGEHFVVVQSELQQTAISRLLVDHQDDLWIGTVEEGVFRLSNYGLEQLTAKHGMPNNRVLAIYQDNEHSIWLGTNGGLFRLRDAPFATLSTEQGLPDNFVRTVLQHSDGSIWIGTARGVARYLNGKLLTEQNLLPEQSVLSLAETARGDVLIGTYSSGVFQYSDGKLTKLLDRSSGLLSNEVRAILPLQEGSIWLGTAQGLNHYHAQQMQSYTTREGLTADFVVALHKIGDVLWIGTGTGVTRLVNGKFEPLPLSQLDQTEYAFDFFEQAEQQLLWLATDRGLARYRLDTAELSLVGRKAGMPFDKIFQVQADLHGNLWLSSNRGILRISQQSANAVADGTAARVAYELYGESDGMLSAQANGGSNPAAMLAQDGSLWFATASGVSRVQPDRLAGFAETVPPVVLEELLVNGVTQKISGSMELQPDSDRVELHFAGLGYVMPDRIQYRSRLVGFDANWLDRGQQNFAEYTNLAPGRYEFLVQAANPGGEWSKAARIELIKHPHWWQTRNFQWLSALSVLAVLLLLLYWRMSSLRHSQQRLKRQVEEKTAELQQKANSLQAADEEKSALLAQLHQQTLALALQARQDGLTGLANRRAFDEVLSKEFTRSQRLKQPLALAFIDIDHFKVINDTWSHNAGDLALAAIAEKIRQHSRSVDCAARWGGEEFALLMPSTSLEQAQQVCERLRLEIMALDWLDIAQELCITVSIGIAISDELTDAKQLLFLADQALYQAKQQGRNRVCAA; this is encoded by the coding sequence TTGGTTTGCGACCTGGGAAGGTGTGGCTCGCTATAACGGCCGTGAATTTAAAGTGTATGGTCGTGAACAGCAAACCGGCCTGCCGGATTCAGGCATCAGAGCTTTGCATTTAGATCCAAAAGGCCGCTTATTGTTAGGAGGCTCCCGGGGCGGTTTAGCATTACTGCAGGATCAGCAGTGGCGGTCTGTGGATCCAGTGTCAGCTTTGGTTAATGAAGTGCGGGGGGATGCAAAAGGGCAGCTTTGGGTAGGTACTGAAGGTGGAGGTTTATTTTGTCTGCAGAGGGATGGTTCACGCCAGCAATGGACAAGGCATCATGGCTTACCCAGCAATACCCTTTACAGCATGCTGCATGATGATAAAGATGGGCTGTGGCTGGGGACTGCTGAAGGTTTAGCTTATTTGCAGCAAGGCAAACTGAGTTCTGTTGAAAACAGCCCCAAGCTGCCCATTTTTGCTTTGGCGTTCTACAAAAACCAACTGTATTTGGGAACTGAGCGTGGCTTGTACCGGCAACAAGGTGAACACTTTGTCGTAGTGCAGTCAGAACTTCAACAAACAGCCATATCCAGACTATTGGTTGATCACCAGGATGATCTTTGGATTGGTACTGTTGAAGAGGGCGTTTTTCGTTTAAGTAACTATGGTTTAGAGCAGCTAACGGCCAAACATGGTATGCCAAACAACAGAGTGCTGGCGATTTATCAAGACAATGAACATAGCATTTGGTTAGGCACCAATGGGGGATTATTCCGTTTGCGTGATGCGCCTTTCGCCACATTAAGCACAGAACAGGGCCTGCCTGATAATTTTGTCCGTACAGTACTACAACATTCAGATGGCAGTATCTGGATAGGTACAGCGCGCGGCGTGGCGCGTTACCTGAACGGCAAGCTGTTGACAGAGCAAAACCTGCTGCCAGAACAATCAGTGTTGAGCCTGGCCGAAACCGCAAGGGGTGATGTACTGATTGGCACTTACTCTTCCGGAGTCTTTCAGTACAGCGACGGTAAGCTGACAAAATTGCTGGACCGCAGTTCAGGTTTATTATCCAACGAAGTTCGGGCTATTTTGCCTTTGCAGGAAGGTTCTATCTGGCTGGGTACAGCACAAGGCCTGAATCATTATCATGCTCAGCAGATGCAGAGTTACACCACAAGGGAAGGCTTAACGGCTGACTTTGTGGTGGCTTTGCATAAGATTGGTGATGTGCTCTGGATAGGCACAGGCACAGGTGTAACCCGCCTTGTGAACGGCAAGTTTGAGCCTTTGCCGTTGTCACAGCTCGATCAAACTGAATATGCCTTTGATTTTTTCGAACAAGCTGAACAACAGCTGCTGTGGTTGGCTACAGATCGTGGTTTAGCGCGTTATCGATTAGATACGGCTGAGTTGTCTCTGGTCGGCCGTAAGGCTGGTATGCCATTTGATAAAATTTTTCAGGTGCAAGCCGATTTACATGGCAATCTTTGGCTGAGCAGTAACAGAGGTATTTTACGCATCAGCCAGCAGAGCGCGAATGCTGTAGCTGATGGCACCGCTGCAAGAGTTGCATACGAGTTATATGGTGAAAGTGACGGCATGCTCAGTGCTCAGGCCAATGGCGGCTCAAATCCAGCCGCTATGTTGGCTCAGGATGGTTCTTTATGGTTTGCCACCGCTTCAGGCGTCAGCAGAGTACAGCCTGATCGTTTAGCTGGGTTTGCTGAAACAGTTCCGCCGGTCGTGTTGGAAGAGTTGCTGGTCAATGGCGTTACACAAAAAATCAGTGGCAGCATGGAGTTGCAACCCGATAGTGACAGAGTGGAATTACATTTTGCAGGTTTAGGTTATGTGATGCCTGACCGTATTCAATATCGCAGCAGATTGGTTGGTTTTGACGCCAACTGGCTGGATAGAGGGCAGCAAAACTTTGCGGAATACACCAATCTTGCGCCAGGGCGTTATGAGTTTTTAGTTCAGGCCGCGAACCCAGGCGGTGAATGGAGTAAAGCGGCTCGCATAGAATTGATTAAACATCCGCATTGGTGGCAAACCCGAAATTTTCAGTGGCTGAGCGCATTGTCAGTCCTGGCGGTTTTGTTGTTACTGTTGTATTGGCGTATGTCCAGCCTGCGCCATTCTCAGCAGCGTTTAAAGCGTCAGGTGGAGGAAAAAACTGCAGAGTTGCAGCAAAAGGCCAATAGCCTGCAGGCGGCAGATGAAGAAAAGTCAGCCTTGTTAGCCCAATTGCATCAACAAACTTTAGCCTTGGCATTACAGGCGCGACAGGATGGTTTGACTGGCCTCGCCAACCGCCGGGCTTTTGATGAAGTATTAAGTAAAGAATTTACCCGCTCTCAACGCTTGAAACAGCCGCTTGCTTTGGCATTTATCGATATCGATCACTTCAAAGTCATTAACGATACCTGGTCGCATAATGCCGGCGACCTGGCACTGGCGGCTATTGCTGAAAAAATCCGTCAGCATTCCCGCTCCGTCGACTGTGCCGCCCGTTGGGGGGGAGAAGAGTTTGCTTTGCTGATGCCATCCACCAGTCTGGAGCAGGCGCAACAGGTATGCGAACGCTTGCGTCTGGAGATTATGGCATTGGACTGGCTGGATATAGCGCAAGAACTCTGTATTACTGTCAGTATTGGTATTGCCATCAGTGACGAATTAACTGACGCCAAACAACTGCTGTTTTTAGCGGACCAAGCCTTGTATCAGGCAAAACAACAAGGCCGTAACAGAGTCTGCGCTGCCTGA
- a CDS encoding mannitol dehydrogenase family protein encodes MSIDIPRLQPALLEQLHGKLKLPAYDPSATGIGIVHIGPGAFFRAHQAWYTDLALKYGGDWGISVVSMRSNDLAKALTPQQGLYSLVLLDEKTEYQMVGSIRELLVAAEQYEQVLQRLAAPTSFYVTLTITEKGYCLNTLGELDLNHADIQHDLETNVKARSAIGLLVQALALRFAANVPPFVVLSCDNLTDNGHKLRNALLTFARQKQPALANWLEQQLLCPCTMVDSITPATDEMLPKQLAAELGYQDNWPIKREKFCQWVIEDVLPAHRPAWHQAGVTYTQDVKAFEKAKLRLLNAPHSALAYLGSLCGLDTVFDAMQQPQLRSFVQKLAQKEIIGSFHAPAELNPAEYSADIFQRFDNPAIRHLLAQIAWDGSQKLPMRVFPIILDNLASGRSIQLLSLVVASWLLFIRLRYQQQPDTALVDPLAATLLNCAATCTGEAQTDTALFLALDQVFPPALQQSDAFKAELTAAYQQLCPLLLLSQGTDVAAFLQDIVE; translated from the coding sequence ATGAGCATTGATATTCCTCGTTTACAGCCAGCGTTACTGGAACAGCTGCACGGCAAACTGAAATTGCCAGCCTATGACCCTTCCGCCACAGGCATAGGCATAGTGCATATTGGTCCTGGTGCTTTTTTTCGGGCGCATCAGGCCTGGTACACAGATCTCGCGCTGAAATACGGCGGTGACTGGGGTATTTCTGTGGTGTCGATGCGATCGAACGATTTAGCCAAAGCTTTAACACCGCAACAGGGTTTATACAGTCTGGTATTGCTGGATGAAAAAACAGAGTACCAGATGGTCGGTTCTATTCGTGAGCTGTTAGTGGCTGCAGAGCAGTACGAACAGGTGTTGCAGCGTTTAGCCGCACCCACCAGCTTTTATGTCACTTTAACCATCACAGAAAAAGGTTACTGCTTAAATACCTTGGGTGAGCTGGATTTAAATCACGCCGATATTCAGCACGATTTAGAAACTAACGTTAAAGCTCGTTCAGCTATAGGTTTGTTAGTGCAGGCGTTGGCTCTGCGGTTTGCCGCCAATGTGCCACCTTTTGTCGTGCTGAGCTGCGATAACCTGACCGACAACGGCCATAAACTCCGTAATGCTTTGCTTACTTTTGCACGGCAAAAGCAACCAGCTTTGGCCAACTGGCTGGAACAGCAGCTGTTATGTCCTTGCACTATGGTGGACAGCATTACGCCTGCCACAGATGAAATGCTACCGAAACAACTGGCGGCAGAGCTGGGTTATCAGGACAACTGGCCTATTAAACGCGAAAAATTCTGTCAGTGGGTGATTGAAGATGTTCTGCCTGCCCACAGACCTGCCTGGCATCAGGCCGGGGTGACTTACACTCAGGACGTCAAAGCCTTTGAAAAAGCCAAGCTGAGGTTACTCAATGCACCCCATTCGGCTTTGGCTTACTTAGGCTCTTTGTGTGGTTTGGACACTGTGTTTGATGCCATGCAGCAACCACAGTTACGCAGCTTTGTGCAAAAACTGGCACAAAAAGAGATTATCGGCTCCTTCCACGCGCCGGCTGAATTAAACCCGGCAGAGTACAGCGCTGATATTTTCCAGCGTTTTGATAACCCTGCTATCCGGCATTTGCTGGCTCAAATTGCATGGGATGGCTCGCAAAAACTGCCAATGCGGGTGTTTCCAATTATTCTGGATAACTTAGCCAGTGGTCGTTCTATTCAATTATTAAGTCTGGTGGTTGCCAGCTGGCTGCTGTTTATCCGGCTGCGTTATCAGCAACAACCTGATACGGCCTTAGTCGACCCCTTGGCTGCCACTTTATTAAATTGTGCTGCCACTTGTACTGGTGAGGCTCAGACTGACACTGCATTGTTTTTAGCCTTAGATCAGGTGTTTCCTCCTGCTTTGCAGCAGTCAGATGCCTTTAAAGCTGAACTAACGGCTGCCTATCAACAGCTTTGCCCTTTACTTTTATTATCTCAAGGCACAGATGTTGCCGCTTTTTTACAGGATATCGTTGAATGA
- the uxaC gene encoding glucuronate isomerase, whose product MANFKPLVLDQDRLFPADPTVRAIARRLYAGIKDLPIVSPHGHTDPSWFASNANFDNATSLLLLPDHYVFRMLYSQGISLESLGIRTKDGTPVETDYRKIFHTFAKNYHLFRGTPSRIWLDSVFHDVFGLEHALNSDTADLYYDSINEQLVKPEFKPRALLDKFNIELIATTEGAVNSLKHHAALKGTGYEKRVITTFRPDDVIDADRADFLANIKKLAEQTGQDTHSWQGYLRALRIRRQFFRDHGATATDHGHPTAKTANLSEHEASALFQLCLSGTASKEQTELFRGQMLTEMAGMSIEDGMTMQIHPGAFRNHNPSIFERFGADKGADIPSPTEFVSNLKPLLDKYGNNAALKIILFTLDETTYARELAPLAGHYPALKLGPAWWFHDSPEGMLRFRHQVTETAGFYNTVGFNDDTRAFLSIPARHDVARRIDCRFLAGLVAEHRLNEDEAHELAQQLTYQLVKQAYQLD is encoded by the coding sequence ATGGCCAACTTTAAACCTTTAGTACTTGATCAAGACAGATTATTCCCGGCCGATCCAACAGTTCGCGCCATAGCCCGACGTTTGTATGCCGGCATTAAAGACTTGCCTATTGTCAGCCCGCATGGCCATACCGACCCAAGCTGGTTTGCCAGCAATGCCAATTTTGATAATGCGACCAGCTTACTGCTGCTGCCGGATCATTATGTGTTCCGTATGCTGTACAGCCAGGGGATTTCGCTGGAATCTTTGGGTATCCGCACTAAAGACGGCACGCCGGTTGAAACGGATTACCGCAAAATTTTCCACACTTTTGCCAAAAATTATCATTTGTTCCGTGGCACGCCGTCACGCATTTGGCTCGACAGCGTATTTCACGATGTGTTTGGGTTAGAGCACGCATTAAACAGCGATACCGCCGATTTGTATTACGACAGCATCAACGAGCAGTTAGTGAAACCGGAATTTAAACCCCGTGCTTTGCTGGATAAATTTAATATTGAACTGATTGCGACTACCGAAGGCGCTGTGAATTCGCTGAAACACCATGCCGCTTTAAAAGGCACTGGTTATGAAAAACGGGTGATCACCACTTTCAGACCTGACGATGTGATAGACGCCGACCGTGCTGATTTTCTGGCCAATATCAAAAAACTGGCCGAACAAACAGGTCAGGACACGCATAGCTGGCAGGGCTATTTACGGGCCTTGCGTATTCGTCGGCAGTTTTTCCGCGATCACGGCGCTACCGCCACGGATCACGGTCACCCCACAGCCAAAACAGCCAATTTGTCAGAGCATGAAGCAAGCGCTTTGTTTCAGCTGTGTTTATCCGGTACTGCCAGCAAAGAGCAAACTGAGTTATTCCGCGGCCAAATGCTGACAGAAATGGCGGGCATGAGCATTGAAGATGGCATGACGATGCAAATTCACCCAGGTGCTTTCCGTAACCATAACCCGTCGATTTTTGAGCGTTTTGGTGCCGACAAAGGCGCGGATATTCCAAGTCCGACAGAGTTTGTCAGCAACTTAAAACCTCTGCTGGATAAATACGGCAACAATGCCGCTTTGAAAATTATTTTGTTCACCCTGGATGAAACCACTTATGCCCGTGAACTGGCGCCTTTGGCTGGCCATTACCCGGCATTAAAACTGGGACCAGCCTGGTGGTTCCATGACAGCCCTGAAGGTATGTTGCGTTTCCGTCATCAGGTCACTGAAACCGCAGGTTTCTACAACACCGTAGGCTTTAACGACGATACCCGTGCATTCTTGTCTATTCCGGCCCGCCATGATGTGGCACGTCGCATTGACTGCCGCTTTTTAGCTGGCTTGGTGGCTGAACATCGCTTAAACGAAGATGAAGCCCATGAACTGGCACAGCAGCTGACCTATCAGTTGGTAAAACAAGCCTATCAGTTGGACTAA
- a CDS encoding sugar kinase — MKQVIIFGECMVELFQLVDNVYHQAFAGDVYNTAVYCKRSAPVQLNLKFLSAVGTDLVSDKLIAQLEQEKLDSSLVLRTKTARPGLYMINTDCFGERSFVYWRDSSAAKQSLALFRQHNTIANLLPADLFYFSGISLAILSLDDRTYLFALIKELKAQGVQIVFDPNYRPALWPDAEICRANFDQAYALSDIALPGLDDHKVLYGSTSAADVLVQLQKLGVKEIIVKNGPAGVLGYSDGNSFQSPAVPVKKVVDTTAAGDSFNGGYLAGRLNGLSPLASCQYAAALASFVVEHTGAIVTKEQFRSFSSRFNLTTFS, encoded by the coding sequence ATGAAACAAGTCATTATTTTTGGCGAATGTATGGTCGAGTTATTCCAGCTCGTGGATAACGTCTACCATCAGGCTTTTGCCGGAGATGTCTACAACACTGCTGTGTATTGCAAGCGCAGTGCACCAGTGCAGCTGAACCTGAAGTTTTTATCCGCAGTGGGCACTGATTTAGTCAGCGACAAACTGATTGCTCAACTGGAACAGGAAAAACTCGATAGCTCCCTGGTGCTTCGTACAAAAACAGCCCGGCCTGGTTTGTATATGATCAACACCGACTGTTTTGGTGAGCGTAGCTTTGTTTACTGGCGTGACAGCTCTGCGGCCAAACAAAGTCTTGCCTTGTTTCGTCAGCACAACACCATTGCCAATTTGTTGCCTGCGGATCTGTTTTATTTCTCAGGTATCAGTCTGGCTATTTTGTCGCTGGACGATCGTACTTATCTGTTTGCGCTGATTAAAGAGTTAAAAGCTCAGGGGGTACAAATTGTATTTGACCCAAACTACAGGCCCGCACTTTGGCCCGATGCCGAAATTTGCCGGGCTAATTTTGATCAGGCTTATGCCTTGTCTGATATAGCATTGCCTGGGCTGGACGACCATAAAGTGCTGTACGGCAGTACCTCTGCTGCCGATGTGTTGGTGCAACTGCAGAAGCTGGGCGTCAAAGAGATTATTGTCAAAAATGGTCCTGCCGGGGTGCTGGGCTATAGCGATGGCAACAGTTTCCAGAGTCCGGCCGTGCCTGTGAAGAAAGTCGTAGATACCACAGCAGCTGGAGACTCTTTTAATGGCGGCTATCTCGCAGGTCGCCTGAATGGCTTATCGCCTTTGGCCTCTTGCCAGTATGCCGCGGCTTTAGCCAGTTTTGTGGTAGAACACACCGGAGCTATTGTGACGAAAGAGCAATTCCGTAGTTTTTCCAGCCGTTTTAATTTAACTACATTTAGCTAA
- the eda gene encoding bifunctional 4-hydroxy-2-oxoglutarate aldolase/2-dehydro-3-deoxy-phosphogluconate aldolase, whose translation MTSLSSLLKGGLLLPIIQAEQPAQAVAIAKAMQQGGVTAVEVVLRTAAALDCISAIRAEVPELLTGAGTILSAKDARNAKAAGAQFLVSPASTPELLKAMINTELALAPGVATPSEMAMALEMGLTELKFFPAHLAGGIDMLKALAGIFQQVKFCPTGGVQLNNLADFLALPNVFVAGGSWLSPKDLVQQQHWAAITELTRQSVVVAEQSRVRHSQVA comes from the coding sequence ATGACCTCTTTATCTTCCTTACTCAAAGGCGGTTTGTTGCTGCCAATTATCCAGGCTGAACAACCAGCCCAGGCTGTGGCTATTGCTAAAGCGATGCAACAAGGTGGAGTCACAGCAGTGGAAGTGGTATTGCGCACTGCTGCGGCTTTAGATTGCATCAGCGCTATTCGTGCTGAAGTACCGGAGCTTTTAACAGGAGCAGGTACCATTTTATCGGCCAAAGACGCTAGGAATGCCAAAGCAGCTGGTGCACAGTTTCTGGTGAGTCCGGCCAGCACGCCGGAGTTACTCAAAGCCATGATCAATACCGAATTAGCGTTAGCGCCTGGTGTGGCTACTCCTTCTGAAATGGCGATGGCACTAGAGATGGGGTTAACTGAACTGAAGTTTTTCCCTGCGCATTTAGCCGGTGGTATTGACATGCTGAAAGCTTTGGCTGGTATATTTCAGCAGGTTAAATTTTGTCCGACAGGTGGCGTGCAGCTTAATAACCTGGCAGATTTTTTAGCTTTACCTAATGTGTTTGTCGCAGGTGGTTCCTGGTTGTCTCCTAAAGATCTGGTGCAACAGCAACACTGGGCTGCCATTACTGAATTAACCCGTCAGTCTGTTGTTGTGGCAGAACAAAGCCGGGTACGGCATAGCCAGGTGGCCTGA
- a CDS encoding glycoside hydrolase family 28 protein, whose translation MLRPDLKKRFLLKAGIASAALQPLLNFQVSAAAKVVDPIWAVAEQILRDLKLTSFPQRDFVITAFGAQQNQRCDEAIAKAIAACHQAGGGRVVVPEGVWSTGPVHLKSNVNLHLKKNAVLSFVTDPDSYLPLVFTRWEGVELMGFSPLIYAYQQQNIAVTGEGILEGNASGENWWPWKGVWKHTPWKLDPATDQKSGRDQLFAMAEAGVPVEKRILDNNRLRPPFIQPYQCERVLIEGVTIRNSPFWLINPVLCKDVVIRGVNCVSFGPNSDGCDPESCQRVLIENCLFDTGDDCIALKSGRNADGRRLATPIQQVVIQDCLMKSGHGGVVIGSEISGGAKQIFARRCRMSSPDLERGLRLKTNSVRGGLIEQVAVDDIEIGEVKDAIVINFYYEEGDAGQFLPQVKDLSISNFRVKKAQRAFEIRGLPRAGISGIRMTDVSFGQASLGVLQHTSDFKLENVSLNGKALTTAQLKQSE comes from the coding sequence ATGCTACGACCTGATCTGAAAAAACGTTTTTTACTCAAAGCTGGTATTGCCTCTGCGGCACTGCAGCCTTTACTGAATTTTCAAGTATCGGCAGCAGCCAAAGTTGTAGATCCAATCTGGGCTGTTGCAGAACAAATACTGCGGGATTTAAAACTTACATCCTTTCCACAGCGTGATTTTGTCATCACAGCTTTTGGCGCTCAGCAAAATCAACGTTGTGATGAGGCGATAGCCAAAGCCATAGCGGCTTGTCATCAAGCTGGTGGTGGTCGTGTCGTGGTGCCTGAAGGTGTTTGGTCGACGGGTCCTGTGCACTTAAAATCTAATGTAAATTTGCATCTGAAAAAAAACGCTGTTTTATCTTTTGTCACCGATCCGGACTCTTACTTGCCGCTAGTGTTTACCCGCTGGGAAGGGGTGGAGCTGATGGGCTTTTCGCCTCTGATTTATGCTTATCAGCAGCAGAATATTGCAGTAACAGGCGAAGGTATCCTGGAGGGCAATGCCAGTGGTGAAAACTGGTGGCCCTGGAAAGGAGTATGGAAACATACGCCATGGAAGCTGGATCCGGCAACGGACCAAAAGTCTGGCCGTGACCAGCTGTTTGCTATGGCGGAAGCTGGTGTACCTGTTGAAAAACGCATTCTGGACAATAACAGATTAAGGCCACCTTTTATTCAGCCATACCAGTGCGAACGAGTGTTGATTGAAGGTGTCACTATCCGTAACTCGCCGTTTTGGCTGATTAATCCTGTGCTCTGTAAAGATGTGGTGATACGTGGAGTGAACTGCGTCAGTTTTGGTCCTAATTCCGATGGCTGCGACCCTGAGTCCTGTCAGCGTGTACTGATCGAAAATTGCCTGTTTGATACAGGCGATGATTGTATCGCGTTAAAATCTGGCCGTAATGCCGATGGTCGTCGTTTGGCTACTCCGATTCAGCAGGTGGTGATCCAGGATTGCCTGATGAAATCCGGTCATGGTGGTGTCGTGATTGGCAGTGAAATCTCCGGTGGTGCCAAGCAAATATTTGCCCGGCGCTGTCGTATGAGCAGCCCTGATCTGGAACGGGGTTTACGTCTTAAAACCAACTCAGTTCGTGGCGGTTTAATTGAGCAAGTCGCAGTAGATGACATCGAAATTGGCGAAGTCAAAGACGCTATCGTCATCAATTTCTACTATGAAGAAGGTGATGCGGGTCAGTTTTTACCTCAAGTCAAGGATCTGAGTATCAGCAATTTCAGAGTAAAAAAAGCCCAGCGAGCTTTTGAAATTCGTGGTTTACCCCGAGCCGGTATCAGCGGGATCCGTATGACGGATGTCAGCTTTGGCCAGGCGAGCTTAGGTGTATTGCAACATACCAGTGATTTTAAACTGGAAAATGTCAGCCTGAATGGGAAAGCACTCACGACTGCTCAGCTCAAACAAAGCGAATAG